The following are from one region of the Synechococcus sp. CBW1108 genome:
- the gorA gene encoding glutathione-disulfide reductase, with protein MQVPFDLIVLGAGSGGLAAAKRAALHGARVAIVEGDRVGGTCVIRGCVPKKLLVYGSSYRHLLADAPSYGWKINAVQPDSATLLANVRAEVDRLNTLHIGLLEKAGVELLRGWGRFSGPTSLVVTAADGSEQELHSKRILIAVGGRPHRPEIPGAELAWLSDDIFELERFPERVVVVGAGFIACEFAGILNGLGVQVTQLVRGDHLLRGFDREASEAVRAGMEAEGVEIRFAHSPAAITGQCAPGELSVTTQSGESIACGGVLLATGRRPFLHGLNLEAAGVAVEGNRIPVDGDQCTNVAGIYAVGDVTDRINLTPVAVDEGRAFADTVYGHRPRQVDHSLVASAVFAQPELASVGLSEEQAIERCGIDGIKLHRARFRPMSQALPARGPKVLLKLIVETASNKVLGCHMVGEHAAEIIQMAAIAIGMGATKADFDRTMALHPSVAEEFVTMSN; from the coding sequence ATGCAAGTCCCTTTTGACCTGATCGTGCTCGGCGCCGGCTCCGGCGGCCTGGCGGCAGCCAAACGCGCCGCGCTCCACGGTGCGCGGGTGGCGATCGTGGAGGGTGACCGGGTGGGCGGCACCTGCGTAATCCGCGGCTGTGTGCCGAAGAAATTGCTCGTGTACGGCTCGTCCTACAGGCACCTGCTGGCTGACGCACCCAGCTACGGCTGGAAAATCAACGCGGTGCAACCTGATAGCGCCACCCTCCTGGCCAACGTGCGAGCTGAGGTGGATCGGCTCAACACACTGCACATCGGCTTGCTGGAGAAGGCCGGCGTGGAACTGCTGCGGGGCTGGGGACGTTTCAGCGGACCCACGAGCCTGGTGGTGACGGCGGCCGATGGCAGTGAGCAGGAGCTCCACTCCAAGCGGATTCTGATTGCTGTGGGCGGCCGGCCCCATCGCCCCGAGATTCCCGGCGCCGAACTGGCCTGGCTCAGCGACGATATATTTGAACTTGAGCGCTTCCCCGAGCGGGTGGTTGTGGTGGGTGCGGGCTTCATCGCCTGCGAATTCGCCGGCATCCTCAATGGCCTAGGCGTGCAGGTAACCCAGCTGGTGCGCGGCGATCACCTGCTGCGCGGCTTCGACCGCGAGGCCAGCGAAGCGGTGCGCGCCGGTATGGAGGCAGAGGGCGTCGAGATCCGCTTCGCCCACTCCCCAGCGGCGATCACCGGCCAGTGCGCCCCCGGGGAACTCAGCGTCACCACCCAGAGCGGCGAGTCGATCGCCTGTGGGGGCGTGCTGCTGGCCACCGGCCGCAGGCCTTTTCTGCATGGGCTCAATCTGGAGGCTGCCGGCGTGGCAGTGGAGGGCAACCGCATCCCTGTAGATGGCGACCAGTGCACCAACGTGGCCGGCATCTATGCGGTTGGAGATGTCACAGACCGCATCAACCTGACCCCAGTTGCGGTGGATGAGGGCCGCGCCTTTGCCGACACGGTATACGGCCACAGGCCACGCCAGGTGGACCACAGCCTGGTGGCCAGCGCGGTATTTGCCCAGCCGGAGTTGGCCAGCGTGGGGCTTAGCGAAGAACAGGCAATCGAGCGCTGCGGCATCGATGGAATCAAGCTGCACCGTGCCCGCTTCCGCCCGATGAGTCAGGCCCTGCCGGCCAGAGGTCCCAAGGTGTTGCTCAAGCTGATCGTGGAGACCGCCAGCAACAAGGTGCTTGGCTGCCACATGGTGGGCGAACACGCCGCTGAAATTATCCAGATGGCAGCGATCGCCATTGGCATGGGAGCCACCAAGGCCGACTTCGACCGCACCATGGCCCTGCATCCCTCAGTGGCAGAGGAATTCGTGACAATGTCTAATTAA
- the hemN gene encoding oxygen-independent coproporphyrinogen III oxidase: MVAPYLAALAQELQLVTAAMPQRRALAQLHLGGGTPNYLNDAEMATLWSLIEQHFDLAPQLEASIELNPELVSRDQAMELHRLGFNRISFGIQDADPEVQKAVNRVVPVDQLCRVMAWLREADFDSINVDLICGLPLQTISRFQATLDLVCKLGADRISMFSFAYLPEQLPLQRKIEAADLPSPRERLAMLQVARDQFCANGYEAIALDHYALRGDSLAEAARAGTLHRNFQGYTTGGDLDLLGVGPTAISQFPGLFSQNHRDLKAYYYQALGSGCLPTERGLVVDDPDLLERRSLIKQVMCQFQVDLPLHRYPQEWLDLQALARDGLVNLRESKGIGTASVTPEGRWLLRSIAAVLDPLQRQQARGSRLI, encoded by the coding sequence GTGGTTGCTCCCTATCTGGCGGCACTGGCCCAGGAGCTCCAGCTGGTGACTGCCGCCATGCCCCAGCGCCGAGCCCTGGCCCAGTTGCACCTAGGCGGGGGCACTCCCAATTACCTCAATGACGCGGAAATGGCGACGTTGTGGAGTTTGATTGAGCAGCACTTTGATCTCGCGCCCCAGCTGGAGGCATCGATCGAACTGAACCCCGAGTTAGTCTCTCGTGATCAGGCCATGGAGTTGCATAGGCTGGGCTTTAACCGCATCAGCTTTGGCATCCAGGATGCAGATCCAGAAGTTCAGAAGGCGGTCAATCGGGTGGTGCCAGTTGACCAGTTATGTCGGGTCATGGCCTGGTTGCGGGAGGCTGACTTTGACAGCATAAACGTAGATCTGATTTGTGGTTTGCCCTTGCAGACAATTAGCAGATTCCAGGCCACCCTGGATTTGGTTTGCAAGTTGGGGGCCGATCGGATTTCGATGTTTTCCTTTGCCTATTTACCGGAGCAGTTACCGCTCCAACGCAAAATAGAAGCGGCCGATCTGCCTAGCCCCCGGGAACGACTTGCCATGCTTCAGGTAGCCAGAGATCAGTTTTGCGCCAATGGCTATGAAGCGATTGCTCTGGACCATTACGCCCTTCGTGGCGACAGCTTGGCGGAGGCAGCCCGTGCAGGAACGTTGCATCGCAATTTTCAGGGCTACACAACAGGTGGTGACCTAGACCTTTTGGGGGTAGGACCTACAGCAATCAGTCAGTTTCCAGGTCTTTTTTCACAGAATCATCGCGACCTCAAGGCCTACTACTATCAAGCCTTAGGCTCGGGTTGCCTGCCTACGGAGCGGGGCCTGGTGGTGGATGATCCCGATCTACTTGAGCGTCGCTCATTGATCAAGCAGGTGATGTGTCAATTCCAGGTTGACCTCCCCTTACATCGCTATCCCCAGGAATGGCTAGACCTCCAGGCCCTGGCCCGCGATGGCTTGGTCAACCTGAGGGAATCCAAGGGGATTGGTACGGCTTCTGTGACCCCCGAAGGCCGCTGGCTCCTGCGCAGTATTGCTGCAGTGCTGGATCCGCTTCAGCGGCAGCAGGCCCGCGGCTCACGCCTGATCTGA
- a CDS encoding biliverdin-producing heme oxygenase → MRKLHARIGRAHHQAEGMPFAKALLDDQVSPLQLAALVRALGAPYAFLEQQLPEAAAALGASAAPWPHLARTAVLAHDCAQLATLPATPPSAAAAIWLEQLRVLAQQAPHRLMAHVYVRYGGDLSGGQQLAAHANAILERHQLPALDFWCFDRSTAELKQSLHDAFEQLDLSTAEEEELLSEAELAFAATQRLLAELADLPQP, encoded by the coding sequence GTGCGCAAGCTCCATGCCCGCATCGGTCGTGCCCATCACCAAGCCGAGGGCATGCCATTTGCCAAAGCCTTGCTCGATGACCAGGTCAGCCCCTTGCAGTTGGCGGCGTTGGTTCGGGCCCTGGGGGCGCCCTATGCATTTTTAGAGCAACAGCTGCCTGAGGCGGCTGCGGCCCTCGGGGCCAGCGCAGCGCCTTGGCCGCACCTGGCCAGAACCGCAGTTTTGGCCCACGATTGTGCCCAGCTGGCGACGCTGCCAGCCACGCCTCCTTCGGCGGCGGCTGCCATCTGGCTGGAGCAGCTGCGGGTTCTGGCCCAGCAGGCCCCCCATCGCCTGATGGCCCATGTCTATGTGCGCTACGGCGGCGACCTCTCGGGCGGGCAACAGTTGGCCGCCCATGCCAACGCCATTCTTGAACGCCATCAGCTGCCCGCTCTGGACTTCTGGTGTTTTGATCGTTCCACAGCTGAACTCAAGCAATCCCTGCACGACGCTTTTGAGCAGCTCGATCTTTCGACAGCTGAAGAGGAGGAATTGTTGAGTGAAGCCGAATTGGCTTTCGCTGCTACTCAGCGCCTGTTGGCAGAACTGGCCGATTTGCCCCAACCCTGA
- a CDS encoding winged helix-turn-helix domain-containing protein, giving the protein MAGFEVAAAVDGNQALELFRSFEPDALVLDVMMPGLDGFTVTERVRAQSEVPIILLTSLGDVEDRITGLKLGADDYILKPFSPKELELRIHCVMRRNAPSRRGGQGDNPGDSTNGSGCSWVIVGNLRVDLTRRKAYRDEERIRLTGMEFSLLELLINQAGESVSRLDILEQVWGYRPTRSNDSRVVDVHISRLRAKLEVDVENPELILTARGKGYMFQRIIQGGRVKI; this is encoded by the coding sequence ATGGCGGGATTTGAAGTGGCCGCGGCAGTAGACGGCAATCAAGCCCTTGAGCTATTTCGCAGCTTTGAGCCAGATGCTTTGGTTCTAGACGTGATGATGCCAGGCCTAGATGGCTTCACGGTGACGGAGCGAGTCCGGGCCCAATCGGAGGTGCCAATCATCCTGCTGACTTCTCTGGGTGATGTGGAGGACCGCATCACAGGCCTAAAACTCGGAGCCGATGACTATATTCTCAAGCCCTTCAGCCCAAAAGAGCTTGAGCTGCGAATCCACTGCGTCATGCGCAGGAATGCCCCATCCCGTCGCGGCGGACAAGGCGATAACCCAGGCGATAGTACAAATGGCTCAGGCTGTAGTTGGGTAATTGTTGGCAATCTGCGGGTGGATTTAACTCGGCGCAAAGCATACCGAGACGAAGAGCGCATCCGCTTAACAGGTATGGAATTCAGCCTGCTGGAATTACTGATCAACCAGGCGGGTGAGTCGGTCAGTCGGCTAGATATTCTCGAGCAGGTCTGGGGTTATCGGCCTACCCGTTCCAACGACAGCCGGGTAGTGGACGTGCACATCTCCCGGCTGCGGGCAAAACTGGAAGTGGACGTGGAAAATCCGGAGCTAATTCTTACGGCACGGGGCAAGGGCTACATGTTTCAACGTATTATTCAAGGAGGCAGGGTAAAAATATAA
- a CDS encoding Nif11-like leader peptide family natural product precursor: MSLDQLKAFLGVMQNKASLREAVLAAAKADDVAQIGASLGYEFSGDELLRLSGKKVGRVTVTKQDIPGEYN; encoded by the coding sequence ATGTCCCTCGACCAGCTGAAGGCCTTTCTGGGCGTCATGCAAAACAAAGCATCCCTGCGTGAAGCGGTGCTCGCCGCAGCCAAGGCCGACGATGTCGCCCAGATCGGCGCCTCCCTGGGCTATGAGTTCTCCGGCGATGAGCTGTTGCGGCTATCTGGCAAAAAGGTCGGTCGCGTCACGGTGACCAAGCAGGATATCCCCGGCGAATACAACTGA
- a CDS encoding DUF389 domain-containing protein, protein MTSFSATPEARRLEALQEEFERDASCNQVFLVLTVGATLIATLGLLANSPGVVIGAMVVAPWIMPLQAMAFEIAQGRLAMVGRALRTLLVGVAICVLLAMAVGHLVAFPSFGSEVMNRTSPNLLDLGIALVAGAVAMFAKLRKGALSALAGLAIAVALVPPICVMGILLASAYWSQAYGALLLFTTNLLGILVGAMATLAALEPVYRSRLLRSKLGLTSLGLTSLLVIPLGSSFVQLLGRAIRENKAVQLESLIEQRLRSSTITLGSDPAIDLVGLSIDWQKNPPLINARVRVTDPELPSARQVAEVQTFINTDQAPLRFRLVVQRTAVDLIGPPTAPNPADLEVLPPPPLPPLPQPELD, encoded by the coding sequence ATGACATCCTTCAGCGCCACCCCCGAGGCGAGGCGGCTCGAGGCCCTGCAGGAGGAGTTCGAGCGAGATGCCAGCTGCAATCAGGTGTTCCTGGTGCTCACCGTGGGGGCCACGCTGATTGCAACTCTGGGCCTGCTGGCCAACAGCCCCGGTGTGGTGATCGGCGCCATGGTGGTGGCCCCCTGGATCATGCCCCTCCAGGCGATGGCCTTCGAGATCGCCCAGGGGCGCCTGGCCATGGTTGGTCGGGCCCTGCGCACCCTCCTGGTGGGGGTGGCGATCTGCGTGCTGCTGGCGATGGCGGTGGGCCATCTGGTGGCATTTCCCAGCTTCGGCAGCGAGGTGATGAACCGCACCAGCCCGAACCTGCTGGATCTGGGGATCGCCCTGGTGGCTGGGGCGGTGGCCATGTTTGCCAAGTTGAGGAAGGGTGCCCTCTCGGCCCTGGCCGGGCTGGCGATCGCCGTCGCCCTGGTGCCGCCGATCTGCGTGATGGGGATCCTGCTCGCCTCCGCCTACTGGAGCCAGGCCTATGGGGCCCTGCTGCTCTTCACCACCAACCTGCTCGGAATCCTGGTGGGTGCAATGGCAACTCTGGCGGCCCTTGAGCCGGTTTACCGCAGCCGCCTTTTGCGCAGCAAATTAGGGCTCACCAGCCTGGGGCTCACCAGCCTGCTAGTGATTCCGCTCGGCAGCAGTTTTGTGCAGTTGCTGGGCCGAGCCATCAGGGAAAACAAGGCAGTTCAGTTGGAGAGCCTGATTGAACAGAGACTGCGCAGCAGCACGATCACCCTGGGCAGCGATCCGGCCATTGATCTGGTGGGCCTATCGATCGACTGGCAAAAGAACCCTCCTCTGATCAACGCCCGGGTGCGGGTGACAGATCCGGAGCTGCCCAGTGCCCGCCAGGTAGCAGAGGTGCAGACCTTCATCAATACGGACCAGGCACCCCTGCGCTTCCGCTTGGTGGTGCAGCGCACCGCCGTAGACCTGATCGGCCCCCCCACAGCTCCAAATCCTGCCGATCTGGAGGTGCTGCCGCCGCCGCCACTGCCGCCCTTACCGCAGCCGGAACTGGACTAA
- a CDS encoding PAP/fibrillin family protein has product MSSQPPEQRRQALLGLLRRQPRGAAKAESPLVEKLILELERSRPADLADPAALAQLEGVWELRWSSSSQPYLAVTPWLENLQLLAPSQGRGMNLLRLTGPLAPVASIVVEASVSVDSPASEPGPPLQRVQVRFRRGGWLGPSIGSRRLQLLRSVQQPFPAWLDITVLDGELRVCRGNAGSLFALLRRPDLNLQELLGTQEPELAN; this is encoded by the coding sequence GTGAGTTCCCAGCCCCCCGAGCAGCGGCGCCAAGCCCTGTTGGGCCTGCTACGCAGGCAACCCCGCGGCGCGGCCAAAGCAGAGAGCCCCCTGGTGGAAAAGCTGATCCTGGAGCTGGAGCGCTCCAGACCAGCCGATCTTGCCGACCCGGCGGCCCTAGCCCAATTGGAGGGGGTATGGGAACTGCGCTGGAGTAGCAGCAGCCAGCCCTATCTGGCTGTGACCCCCTGGCTGGAAAACCTCCAACTCCTGGCGCCCTCCCAGGGGCGGGGAATGAACCTGCTGCGGCTAACGGGCCCCCTGGCGCCCGTGGCCAGCATCGTGGTGGAGGCGAGCGTTTCTGTGGACAGCCCAGCTAGCGAGCCTGGCCCCCCGCTGCAGCGGGTGCAGGTGCGCTTCCGCCGCGGCGGCTGGCTGGGCCCATCCATCGGCAGCCGCCGTCTCCAGCTGCTACGCAGTGTGCAGCAACCCTTTCCTGCCTGGCTTGATATCACCGTGCTCGATGGGGAGCTGAGGGTGTGCCGTGGAAATGCCGGCAGCCTATTTGCCCTGCTGCGTCGCCCAGACCTCAACCTGCAGGAGCTGCTGGGCACCCAGGAGCCAGAACTGGCGAACTAG
- a CDS encoding bifunctional aminoglycoside phosphotransferase/ATP-binding protein has product MIRQLLRPEAYGHPVAAGGPQLLETHLSWVLLSGPYAYKLKKPVAFGFVDFSTAELREEACRDELRLNRRLSPERYLDVVPVYGPLEAASFIPPATATASAKAPTAVLAWAVRMVQFDQEQLLPAALAAGQVGEGAIRELAERLARFHRDAATAGPETPWGQSEAVLQPVLDNLTALADCPGAQAHLGPLTAWVRHQEGALQPWFSQRQRGGHIRECHGDLHLGNMLLGASGIEVFDALEFSETLRWIDPISELAFLVMDLAVRGRADLGTLLLNSWVEASGDGEGLRGLAWYSVYRALVRAKVSWLRLKQSGLAVAESSRIQTELASYLGLAMDWVQRQSQPLVLMHGLAGSGKSTVAVALSQQLGAVVFRSDVERKRLFGLWGVRPTRQLEGELYGPAASKHLYGTTLPALVEAASAGGLAVIVDACFLRRSERQRMVALAAKLGIQVQIVVCTAPEPVLRQRLLERATAGSDPSDATVEVLQSQHQWLEPLDPDEKSLVMAAPGAAN; this is encoded by the coding sequence ATGATCCGGCAACTGCTGCGTCCGGAGGCCTATGGACACCCGGTTGCTGCTGGAGGCCCCCAGCTGCTTGAAACCCACCTCTCCTGGGTGCTGCTGAGCGGACCCTATGCCTACAAGCTCAAAAAGCCGGTGGCCTTCGGCTTTGTTGATTTCTCCACCGCTGAACTGCGCGAGGAGGCCTGCAGGGACGAGCTGCGCCTCAACCGCCGCCTTTCCCCGGAGCGCTACCTGGATGTGGTGCCGGTCTATGGCCCCCTGGAAGCGGCCAGTTTCATCCCGCCTGCCACCGCCACCGCAAGTGCCAAAGCCCCGACGGCGGTATTGGCCTGGGCGGTGCGGATGGTGCAGTTCGATCAAGAGCAACTGCTGCCGGCCGCCCTTGCCGCAGGCCAGGTGGGGGAAGGGGCGATCAGGGAGCTGGCTGAACGCTTGGCCCGTTTCCATCGGGACGCCGCAACCGCCGGCCCGGAGACACCTTGGGGCCAGAGCGAGGCAGTGCTGCAACCGGTGCTCGACAACCTCACCGCCCTGGCGGATTGCCCCGGGGCCCAGGCCCATCTGGGCCCTTTGACAGCCTGGGTGAGGCACCAGGAAGGGGCCCTGCAGCCCTGGTTTAGCCAGCGGCAACGGGGGGGCCATATCCGTGAGTGCCACGGTGATCTGCACCTGGGCAACATGCTGCTGGGCGCTTCCGGCATCGAGGTGTTCGACGCCCTCGAATTCAGCGAGACCCTGCGCTGGATCGATCCGATCAGTGAGCTGGCCTTCCTGGTGATGGATCTGGCGGTGAGGGGCCGGGCAGATCTCGGCACGCTGCTGCTCAACAGTTGGGTGGAGGCCAGCGGAGATGGGGAGGGCCTGCGCGGCTTGGCCTGGTACAGCGTCTATCGAGCCCTGGTGCGCGCCAAGGTGAGCTGGCTGCGGCTGAAGCAAAGCGGCCTGGCAGTAGCCGAGAGCAGCCGCATCCAGACCGAGCTGGCCAGCTATCTGGGCCTGGCCATGGATTGGGTCCAACGCCAGAGCCAGCCCCTGGTGCTGATGCACGGTCTGGCAGGCAGTGGCAAGTCGACCGTGGCGGTGGCACTCAGCCAGCAGCTCGGGGCCGTGGTATTTCGCTCCGACGTGGAGAGGAAACGGCTGTTCGGGCTCTGGGGCGTCAGGCCCACCCGGCAACTGGAGGGGGAGCTCTACGGCCCAGCAGCCAGCAAGCATCTCTACGGAACCACCCTGCCGGCCCTGGTGGAGGCGGCGAGCGCCGGGGGCCTGGCCGTGATTGTGGATGCCTGCTTCCTCAGGCGCAGCGAGCGCCAGCGCATGGTCGCCCTTGCCGCAAAGCTCGGCATCCAGGTTCAGATCGTGGTTTGTACGGCGCCGGAGCCGGTGCTGCGCCAAAGACTGCTCGAGCGAGCCACCGCCGGCAGCGATCCCTCCGATGCCACCGTTGAAGTGCTGCAGAGCCAACACCAGTGGCTTGAGCCCCTCGACCCGGATGAAAAGAGCCTGGTGATGGCTGCTCCTGGAGCCGCCAACTAG
- a CDS encoding isopenicillin N synthase family oxygenase, whose translation MGQAIRDVDLLAFERGSHQARAAVVDGVRRSLETGFVYTSSDLSPDLLDTAYGLLAEFFALAPESKQGCVAPGSGGQTGYTGLLVETAAGSSQADWKEMLNWGLPLPANHPLRRRYPLLYPEQVLPEHLVPGISAVLETFHNAIADLQRRFLRIIALGLGCAESFFDEMTSDAPTLTRAIRYPPMAEAPDGGHIWAEAHGDINLITALPRASGPGLQVQVEGKWLDAQPPEGRVILNTGIMLERLSNGLIPVGWHRVVAPAGSQQERLSVVQFCHARPWTSLAPLASCCTPDNPQRYCGISAAAALEDVLYQIKLLG comes from the coding sequence ATGGGTCAGGCGATTCGCGACGTTGATCTGCTGGCCTTTGAGCGGGGCAGCCACCAGGCCCGGGCCGCGGTGGTGGATGGGGTAAGACGCAGCCTGGAAACGGGCTTTGTGTACACCAGCAGCGATCTCTCGCCCGACCTGCTGGACACGGCCTATGGCCTGCTGGCTGAATTCTTCGCCCTCGCCCCAGAGAGCAAGCAGGGCTGCGTGGCACCCGGCAGCGGCGGCCAAACGGGCTACACCGGCCTGCTGGTGGAAACGGCCGCCGGCAGCAGCCAGGCCGATTGGAAGGAAATGCTCAATTGGGGCCTGCCCCTGCCGGCCAATCACCCCTTGCGGCGCAGATACCCCCTGCTCTACCCCGAGCAGGTGCTGCCTGAGCATTTGGTGCCGGGGATCAGCGCCGTTCTCGAAACCTTTCACAACGCCATTGCCGATCTACAGCGCCGTTTCCTGCGGATCATTGCCCTGGGTCTGGGCTGCGCCGAATCCTTCTTTGACGAGATGACCAGCGATGCACCCACCCTCACCCGGGCGATCCGCTACCCACCCATGGCCGAGGCGCCGGATGGTGGCCACATTTGGGCTGAAGCCCACGGCGACATCAACCTGATCACGGCCCTGCCCCGGGCCAGTGGGCCGGGCCTGCAGGTGCAGGTGGAAGGCAAATGGCTAGATGCCCAGCCGCCGGAGGGGCGGGTGATCCTCAACACCGGCATCATGCTGGAGCGCCTCAGCAATGGCCTGATCCCGGTGGGCTGGCACCGGGTGGTGGCACCGGCGGGCAGCCAGCAGGAGCGCCTGAGCGTGGTGCAGTTCTGCCATGCCCGGCCCTGGACAAGCCTGGCCCCCCTGGCAAGCTGCTGCACCCCCGACAACCCCCAGCGCTATTGCGGCATCAGCGCCGCCGCCGCGCTCGAAGACGTGCTTTACCAGATCAAGTTGCTGGGCTGA
- a CDS encoding type II toxin-antitoxin system RelE/ParE family toxin encodes MNPGSDQPLRRYGVLLSRRAVRSLADLQRRDQQRMRAAIDLLAENPRPPNCVALQGETGVYRVRVGDYRIVYEVFDRVLVVQVVRIGHRREVYR; translated from the coding sequence TTGAACCCGGGTTCTGATCAGCCACTTCGGCGCTATGGGGTCCTCCTGTCTCGCCGTGCTGTGCGCTCCCTGGCGGACTTGCAACGGCGCGATCAGCAACGCATGCGCGCAGCCATTGATCTGCTGGCCGAGAATCCCCGACCTCCCAACTGCGTTGCTCTTCAGGGAGAAACCGGGGTCTACAGGGTGCGTGTGGGGGACTACCGGATCGTTTATGAGGTGTTTGATCGGGTACTTGTGGTGCAGGTGGTCCGAATTGGCCATCGGCGGGAGGTCTACCGCTGA